One Mycolicibacterium parafortuitum DNA segment encodes these proteins:
- the coaA gene encoding type I pantothenate kinase: MARLSEPSPYVEFDRTQWRALRMSTPLKLTEDELVRLRGLGEKIDLLEVEEVYLPLARLIHLQVAARQALFATTAHFLGEPQQNPDRPVPFVIGVAGSVAVGKSTTARVLQALLARWEHHPRVDLVTTDGFLYPNAELARRNLMHRKGFPESYDRRKLMRFVTAVKSGSDVACAPVYSHLLYDIVPGEKQIIEHPDILILEGLNVLQTGPALMVSDLFDFSVYVDARIEDIENWYISRFLSMREGAFADPASHFHHYSTLTDEAAVFAARDIWHSINRPNLIENILPTRPRATLVLRKDSDHSINRLRLRKL; the protein is encoded by the coding sequence ATGGCGCGGCTGAGCGAACCCAGCCCCTACGTGGAGTTCGACCGGACCCAGTGGCGGGCACTGCGCATGTCGACGCCGCTGAAGCTGACCGAGGACGAGCTCGTCCGGCTACGGGGTCTCGGCGAGAAGATCGACCTTCTCGAGGTCGAAGAGGTCTATCTGCCGCTGGCCCGGTTGATCCATCTGCAGGTGGCAGCCCGTCAGGCACTGTTCGCGACCACCGCGCACTTCCTGGGCGAACCGCAGCAGAACCCGGACCGTCCGGTGCCGTTCGTGATCGGCGTCGCCGGCAGTGTCGCGGTGGGCAAGTCGACCACCGCGCGTGTGCTGCAGGCGCTGCTGGCGCGCTGGGAACACCACCCCCGCGTCGACCTGGTCACCACCGACGGCTTCCTGTACCCGAACGCCGAGCTGGCCCGGCGGAACCTGATGCACCGCAAAGGTTTCCCGGAGAGCTACGACCGCAGGAAGCTGATGCGGTTCGTCACCGCGGTGAAATCGGGATCCGACGTCGCCTGCGCGCCGGTGTATTCGCATCTGCTCTACGACATCGTGCCGGGTGAGAAGCAGATCATCGAGCACCCCGACATCCTGATCCTGGAGGGCCTCAACGTCCTGCAGACCGGTCCGGCGCTGATGGTGTCGGACCTGTTCGACTTCTCGGTCTACGTCGACGCGCGCATCGAGGACATCGAGAACTGGTACATCTCGCGGTTCCTGTCGATGCGCGAAGGGGCGTTCGCCGATCCGGCGTCGCACTTCCATCACTACTCCACGCTGACCGACGAGGCGGCCGTGTTCGCCGCCCGCGACATCTGGCATTCGATCAACCGGCCCAACCTGATCGAGAACATCCTGCCGACGAGGCCGCGGGCGACGCTGGTGTTGCGCAAGGACTCCGATCACTCGATCAACCGGCTGCGCCTGCGCAAGCTCTGA